In the genome of Epinephelus lanceolatus isolate andai-2023 chromosome 18, ASM4190304v1, whole genome shotgun sequence, one region contains:
- the LOC117267905 gene encoding cytohesin-4-like isoform X1, producing the protein MAICRKDSFLWGKAPPKLPPGEKRQGGTIKIHKFELLDDIQKLRLEINHVMPDIHSPELKEQNKNIMRNRRFLRGKKKFNMDPKGGVNYLVEHDLLEWRAESVAEFLYKEEGLNKTAIGNFLGEREEMHLQTLKAFVGLHEFSDLNLVQALRQFLWSFRLPGEAQKIDRMMEAFATRYCNCNPGVFQSTDTCYILSFAIIMLNTSLHNPNVKDKPSLQRFVSMNRGINNGEDLPTELLTKLYASIRSEPFKIPEDDGNDLTLTFFNPDREGWLLKMGGRVKTWKRRWFILTDSCLYYFEYTTDKDPIGIIPLENLCVRKLQDTSKPYCLELYNPKGQKIKACKTENKGRVVQGKHQSYKLSAASAEERDDWIDAIRASITKDPFYDLVSLRKRKIISNASS; encoded by the exons ATGGCCATATGCCGAAAAGACAGCTTCCTTTGGGGGAAAG ctccaccaaaACTCCCCCCAGGAGAGAAGAGACAGGGTGGCACCATTAAGATTCACAAGTTTGAGCTGCTGGATGACATTCAG AAGCTGAGGTTGGAGATCAATCAcgtcatgccagatatccacaGTCCTGAGCTGAAGGAGCAGAA tAAAAATATTATGAGGAACAGAAGATTCTTACGTGGGAAAAAGAAATTCAACATGGACCCTAAAGGG GGTGTCAATTACCTGGTTGAACATGACCTGTTGGAATGGCGAGCAGAGTCGGTGGCCGAGTTTCTTTACAAAGAGGAAGGACTGAACAAGACCGCCATTGGCAACTTCTTGGGAGAAAG GGAGGAAATGCATCTGCAGACACTGAAAGCGTTTGTGGGCTTGCATGAATTCTCAGATCTGAATCTGGTGCAGGCACTGAG gcagtttctgtggagcTTTCGTCTCCCTGGAGAAGCTCAGAAGATTGACAGGATGATGGAGGCGTTTGCAACTCGCTACTGCAACTGTAACCCAGGGGTCTTCCAGTCCACAG ACACATGCTACATCCTGTCTTTTGCCATCATCATGCTCAACACAAGTCTCCACAACCCCAACGTGAAAGACAAACCCAGTCTGCAGCGATTTGTATCCATGAACAGAGGGATCAACAATGGGGAGGACCTGCCCACCGAGCTGCTCACG AAACTGTACGCAAGCATCCGCAGCGAGCCATTCAAAATCCCAGAGGATGATGGGAATGACCTCACGTTGACGTTCTTTAATCCAGACAGGGAAGGCTGGCTACTTAAAATGG GTGGACGAGTCAAAACCTGGAAGAGGAGATGGTTcattctgacagacagctgcttGTACTACTTTGAATATACCACA GATAAAGACCCAATCGGGATTATTCCTCTGGAGAACCTGTGTGTCAGGAAACTACAAGACACAAGCAAACCA TATTGTCTGGAGTTATATAACCCCAAAGGACAAAAGATCAAGGCCTGCAAGACGGAGAACAAAGGCAGAGTGGTGCAGGGTAAACACCAGTCCTATAAGCTCAGCGCAGCCAGTGCAGAAGAACGGGACGACTGGATAGACGCAATCAG GGCGAGCATCACCAAAGACCCTTTTTATGACCTGGTGTCTCTACGAAAGAGGAAAATCATCAGCAACGCTTCCTCCTAG
- the LOC117267905 gene encoding cytohesin-2-like isoform X2: MSTFFDARQQKCCKKLLSELGVSSVSQNGSAGPFFTLTLSCFLYSSQSLCAINNMAICRKDSFLWGKAPPKLPPGEKRQGGTIKIHKFELLDDIQKLRLEINHVMPDIHSPELKEQNKNIMRNRRFLRGKKKFNMDPKGGVNYLVEHDLLEWRAESVAEFLYKEEGLNKTAIGNFLGEREEMHLQTLKAFVGLHEFSDLNLVQALRQFLWSFRLPGEAQKIDRMMEAFATRYCNCNPGVFQSTDTCYILSFAIIMLNTSLHNPNVKDKPSLQRFVSMNRGINNGEDLPTELLTKLYASIRSEPFKIPEDDGNDLTLTFFNPDREGWLLKMGGRVKTWKRRWFILTDSCLYYFEYTTDKDPIGIIPLENLCVRKLQDTSKPYCLELYNPKGQKIKACKTENKGRVVQGKHQSYKLSAASAEERDDWIDAIR; the protein is encoded by the exons atgtcaACATTTTTTGACGCACGTCAGCAGAAATGTTGTAAGAAACTGTTGAGTGAACTCGGAGTCTCTTCAGTGTCACAGAATGGCAGCGCCGGCCCTTTTTTCACTCTGACACTCAGTTGTTTCCTGTACAGCAGTCAGTCGCTCTGTGCCATCAACAACATGGCCATATGCCGAAAAGACAGCTTCCTTTGGGGGAAAG ctccaccaaaACTCCCCCCAGGAGAGAAGAGACAGGGTGGCACCATTAAGATTCACAAGTTTGAGCTGCTGGATGACATTCAG AAGCTGAGGTTGGAGATCAATCAcgtcatgccagatatccacaGTCCTGAGCTGAAGGAGCAGAA tAAAAATATTATGAGGAACAGAAGATTCTTACGTGGGAAAAAGAAATTCAACATGGACCCTAAAGGG GGTGTCAATTACCTGGTTGAACATGACCTGTTGGAATGGCGAGCAGAGTCGGTGGCCGAGTTTCTTTACAAAGAGGAAGGACTGAACAAGACCGCCATTGGCAACTTCTTGGGAGAAAG GGAGGAAATGCATCTGCAGACACTGAAAGCGTTTGTGGGCTTGCATGAATTCTCAGATCTGAATCTGGTGCAGGCACTGAG gcagtttctgtggagcTTTCGTCTCCCTGGAGAAGCTCAGAAGATTGACAGGATGATGGAGGCGTTTGCAACTCGCTACTGCAACTGTAACCCAGGGGTCTTCCAGTCCACAG ACACATGCTACATCCTGTCTTTTGCCATCATCATGCTCAACACAAGTCTCCACAACCCCAACGTGAAAGACAAACCCAGTCTGCAGCGATTTGTATCCATGAACAGAGGGATCAACAATGGGGAGGACCTGCCCACCGAGCTGCTCACG AAACTGTACGCAAGCATCCGCAGCGAGCCATTCAAAATCCCAGAGGATGATGGGAATGACCTCACGTTGACGTTCTTTAATCCAGACAGGGAAGGCTGGCTACTTAAAATGG GTGGACGAGTCAAAACCTGGAAGAGGAGATGGTTcattctgacagacagctgcttGTACTACTTTGAATATACCACA GATAAAGACCCAATCGGGATTATTCCTCTGGAGAACCTGTGTGTCAGGAAACTACAAGACACAAGCAAACCA TATTGTCTGGAGTTATATAACCCCAAAGGACAAAAGATCAAGGCCTGCAAGACGGAGAACAAAGGCAGAGTGGTGCAGGGTAAACACCAGTCCTATAAGCTCAGCGCAGCCAGTGCAGAAGAACGGGACGACTGGATAGACGCAATCAGGTGA